In Asanoa sp. WMMD1127, one genomic interval encodes:
- a CDS encoding pyridoxamine 5'-phosphate oxidase family protein, whose translation MSDDLDEMARSVIDRNRYLTLGTIGPDGRPRVSPVYFTHAGYREFFWVSSPAARHSRNVAERPDVAIVIFDSTAAIGQGRAVYVDATAAVVPDDELPRRCAQAYTDVARGAVRFTPEDLSGAAELRLYVATAGAVDVHIPGGHPVHGTGIDSRRAVNP comes from the coding sequence ATGAGTGACGACCTCGACGAGATGGCCCGCTCCGTCATCGACCGCAACAGGTACCTGACGCTCGGCACGATCGGCCCCGACGGCCGACCCCGCGTGTCGCCGGTCTATTTCACCCACGCGGGTTACCGCGAGTTCTTCTGGGTCTCCTCACCGGCGGCCCGGCACTCCCGCAACGTGGCCGAGCGGCCCGACGTCGCCATCGTGATCTTCGACTCCACCGCGGCGATCGGCCAGGGGCGGGCGGTGTACGTGGACGCCACCGCCGCCGTGGTGCCCGACGACGAGCTGCCGCGCCGCTGCGCGCAGGCCTACACCGACGTCGCGCGCGGCGCCGTCCGGTTCACACCCGAGGACCTGTCCGGCGCCGCCGAGCTGCGGCTCTACGTGGCCACGGCCGGCGCCGTCGACGTGCACATCCCGGGCGGCCACCCGGTCCACGGCACCGGCATCGACTCGCGGCGCGCCGTCAATCCTTAA
- a CDS encoding class I SAM-dependent methyltransferase: MHTDHWDQMYQSREQVFSGEPNGVLVTEATDLPPGRALDVGCGEGGDAIWLAGRGWQVTAVDVSPTALARAAAAGAAVADRVTWQRADLLSAPPPAAAFDLVSAQYFHPPRAAGDDAVRGLLAAVAPGGTLLVAGHDPGDLTEHDHHGFDPAGYYQPADIAALLDDGWTVEIDGSRPRTSPAPPGTRHTHDLVLRARRTG; this comes from the coding sequence ATGCACACGGACCACTGGGACCAGATGTACCAAAGCCGCGAGCAGGTCTTCAGCGGCGAGCCCAACGGGGTATTGGTCACCGAGGCGACCGACCTGCCGCCCGGGCGGGCGCTCGACGTCGGCTGCGGCGAGGGCGGCGACGCGATCTGGCTCGCCGGCCGCGGCTGGCAGGTCACCGCGGTGGACGTCTCGCCCACGGCGTTGGCCCGGGCGGCCGCGGCGGGCGCGGCAGTCGCCGACCGGGTGACCTGGCAGCGCGCCGATCTGCTGAGCGCACCGCCGCCGGCCGCCGCGTTCGACCTCGTTTCGGCGCAGTACTTCCACCCCCCGCGGGCGGCGGGCGACGACGCAGTGCGGGGCCTCCTGGCGGCCGTCGCGCCCGGCGGCACGCTGCTGGTGGCCGGCCACGACCCGGGCGACCTGACGGAGCACGACCACCACGGCTTCGACCCGGCCGGCTACTACCAGCCCGCCGACATCGCCGCGCTCCTCGACGACGGCTGGACGGTCGAGATCGACGGGAGTCGGCCGCGCACCTCGCCCGCTCCGCCCGGTACCCGGCACACCCACGACCTGGTCCTGCGGGCCCGGCGCACCGGGTGA
- a CDS encoding UvrD-helicase domain-containing protein codes for MPETRTQEIAAEQQVVDRVYARLDVLRGQAKALEGEGHGRAAGNSAAGLVERDALVHRAATRMHELDSEEEGLVFGRLDFDDGDTYHIGRLGVRDGIEPLLVDWRAPAAAPFYRATSGDPLGVVRRRVIFCRGPEVVDLDDDVLTPEAAADLTVLGEGALLAALRRSRGPHMRDIVTTIQKEQDEAIRAPARGVTLITGGPGTGKTQVALHRAAYLLYTDRGRFTGGRILVVGPSTVFTDYIGRVLPSLGEDSVHLRALGELFEGVTATRRDRAELAAVKGSADMLAVLADLVWQTPPTAPGQLRLVYAGQVLTLDAAALSAVRATVRERCALDGVLPNAARPVAAVALADALWSKVDGAHLDRELFTDEVRDRPEFRRFLHGWWPALLPTGVLAWLADPALVPGPHAAALAGSYHGRSDWSVDDVPLLDELAELLGPPPPPPRAPRPEWQLRELTSGPRLVETFVLSCGLRDGWELYAPNLPTPMALAGPSIDNDAVGLAQRWAEAIILREGHKVVGWTDGYDPHGEEGYVPELEDPLPVAEPDDPAEAEEHYLHVIVDEAQDLSPMECRMIARRASYASMTVVGDLGQATHPLAADAWPALVARLGKREVRTLDLHTGYRVPQTIADYAARALAPGIEPTRSYQEGGSLSVRRVSDVAAAVHAAIAEIPAGATAAVIAADDTAATLGDLPGVAVVPASVVKGLEYDHVIVLEPADIVAAEPRGLARLYVCLTRAVAGLTVLHHKPLPEQLR; via the coding sequence GTGCCCGAAACCAGGACGCAGGAGATCGCCGCCGAGCAGCAGGTCGTCGACCGGGTCTACGCGCGTCTCGACGTGCTGCGCGGCCAGGCGAAGGCGCTCGAGGGCGAGGGACACGGGCGGGCCGCCGGCAACTCGGCCGCCGGGCTGGTGGAGCGGGACGCGCTCGTGCACCGGGCGGCCACCCGCATGCACGAGCTCGACTCCGAGGAGGAGGGGCTCGTCTTCGGCCGCCTCGACTTCGACGACGGCGACACCTACCACATCGGACGGTTGGGCGTACGCGACGGCATCGAACCGCTGCTCGTCGACTGGCGGGCGCCGGCCGCGGCGCCCTTCTACCGCGCCACCTCCGGCGACCCGCTCGGCGTGGTGCGCCGCCGGGTCATCTTCTGCCGCGGCCCCGAGGTGGTCGACCTCGACGACGACGTGCTCACCCCGGAGGCGGCCGCCGACCTGACCGTGCTGGGCGAGGGCGCGCTGCTGGCCGCGCTGCGCCGGTCCCGCGGCCCGCACATGCGCGACATCGTCACCACCATCCAGAAGGAGCAGGACGAGGCCATCCGGGCGCCGGCCCGCGGCGTCACCCTGATCACCGGCGGTCCCGGCACGGGCAAGACCCAGGTGGCCCTGCACCGCGCCGCGTACCTGCTCTACACCGACCGCGGCCGGTTCACCGGCGGCCGCATCCTGGTGGTCGGCCCGTCGACGGTGTTCACCGACTACATCGGACGCGTGCTGCCGTCGCTCGGCGAGGACAGCGTGCACCTGCGCGCGCTCGGCGAGCTGTTCGAGGGCGTCACCGCCACCCGGCGCGACCGCGCGGAGCTGGCCGCGGTCAAGGGCAGCGCCGACATGCTGGCGGTGCTGGCCGACCTCGTCTGGCAGACGCCGCCGACCGCCCCGGGCCAACTGCGCCTGGTGTACGCGGGCCAGGTGCTCACCCTCGACGCCGCGGCCCTGTCGGCGGTCCGTGCGACGGTGCGCGAACGCTGCGCGCTCGACGGCGTGCTGCCCAACGCCGCCCGCCCCGTCGCCGCCGTGGCGCTGGCCGACGCGCTGTGGTCCAAGGTGGACGGCGCGCACCTCGACCGGGAGCTGTTCACCGACGAGGTCCGCGACCGCCCGGAGTTCCGCCGTTTCCTGCACGGCTGGTGGCCGGCGCTGCTGCCGACCGGGGTGCTGGCGTGGCTCGCCGACCCCGCTCTTGTGCCCGGCCCGCACGCCGCCGCGCTCGCCGGCTCGTACCACGGGCGGTCCGACTGGTCCGTCGACGACGTGCCGCTGCTGGACGAGCTCGCCGAGCTGCTCGGCCCGCCGCCCCCGCCGCCGCGCGCGCCGCGTCCGGAGTGGCAGCTGCGCGAGCTGACCTCGGGCCCGCGCCTGGTGGAGACGTTCGTGCTCAGCTGCGGGCTGCGCGACGGGTGGGAGCTCTACGCTCCGAACCTCCCCACGCCGATGGCGCTGGCCGGGCCGTCGATCGACAACGACGCGGTCGGCCTGGCGCAGCGCTGGGCCGAGGCGATCATCCTGCGCGAGGGCCACAAGGTGGTGGGCTGGACGGACGGCTACGACCCGCACGGCGAGGAGGGTTACGTGCCGGAGCTCGAGGACCCGCTGCCGGTCGCCGAGCCCGACGACCCGGCCGAGGCCGAGGAGCACTATCTGCACGTGATCGTCGACGAGGCGCAGGACCTCTCGCCCATGGAGTGCCGGATGATCGCCCGCCGGGCGTCGTACGCGTCGATGACCGTCGTGGGCGACCTCGGCCAGGCGACGCACCCGCTGGCCGCCGACGCCTGGCCGGCCCTGGTGGCGCGGTTGGGCAAGCGGGAGGTGCGGACGCTCGACCTGCACACCGGCTACCGGGTGCCGCAGACGATCGCCGACTACGCCGCCCGGGCGCTGGCGCCGGGGATCGAGCCGACCCGTTCCTATCAGGAGGGCGGTTCGCTGTCGGTGCGCCGGGTTTCGGACGTCGCGGCGGCGGTGCACGCGGCGATCGCCGAGATCCCGGCCGGCGCGACGGCCGCGGTGATCGCCGCCGACGACACGGCCGCGACCCTCGGCGACCTGCCCGGCGTCGCGGTGGTCCCGGCCAGCGTGGTCAAGGGTCTGGAGTACGACCACGTCATCGTCCTCGAACCGGCCGACATCGTCGCCGCCGAACCACGGGGCCTGGCCCGCCTGTATGTCTGCCTCACCCGCGCGGTCGCGGGCCTCACCGTGCTGCACCACAAACCACTTCCGGAGCAACTCCGGTGA
- a CDS encoding patatin-like phospholipase family protein, giving the protein MSNTSSSASARALVLGGGGSTGNAWLIGVVAGLFDAGLDVTGADLVIGTSAGSTAAAQLAGATPADLYAAVLAAASPVPTGGGRGPVRSATDHLERTGRIIAAAGDAADMRRRMGAAAIELAAASDGSDRWRATVAARLPSPRWPERPTMITAVDARTGEPVVFDRHSGVDLVDAVAASCASGFAYRIGDGRYIDGGYRRNENADLAAGHARVLVLSPFGGRTRTPLEWGMQLAAQVDELRDGGSRVETIVPDPDSERLFGANAMDVSLRPAAARAGHRQGTALAARLTDFWE; this is encoded by the coding sequence ATGAGCAACACATCTTCTTCGGCCAGCGCACGGGCGTTGGTCCTCGGCGGCGGCGGGTCGACCGGCAACGCGTGGCTGATCGGCGTCGTCGCCGGCCTGTTCGACGCCGGGCTCGACGTGACCGGGGCCGATCTGGTCATCGGCACCTCGGCCGGGTCGACGGCGGCGGCGCAACTGGCCGGCGCGACCCCGGCCGACCTCTACGCCGCCGTTCTGGCAGCGGCGAGCCCGGTGCCGACCGGCGGTGGCCGCGGGCCGGTCAGGTCGGCGACGGACCACCTCGAGCGGACGGGCCGGATCATCGCCGCGGCCGGGGACGCGGCCGACATGCGCCGCAGGATGGGCGCGGCGGCGATCGAGCTGGCCGCGGCGTCCGACGGCTCCGACCGGTGGCGGGCGACCGTCGCCGCCCGGCTGCCGAGTCCCCGCTGGCCGGAACGTCCGACCATGATCACGGCGGTCGATGCCCGTACCGGTGAACCGGTGGTCTTCGACCGGCACAGCGGGGTCGACCTGGTGGACGCCGTCGCGGCCAGCTGCGCGAGTGGCTTCGCCTACCGGATCGGCGACGGCCGCTACATCGACGGCGGCTACCGCCGCAACGAGAACGCCGATCTCGCGGCCGGTCACGCGCGGGTGCTGGTGCTGTCGCCGTTCGGCGGGCGGACCCGGACGCCGCTGGAGTGGGGCATGCAGCTCGCCGCCCAGGTCGACGAGTTGCGGGACGGCGGCAGCCGGGTCGAGACGATCGTGCCGGATCCCGACTCGGAGCGCCTGTTCGGTGCCAATGCGATGGACGTGTCGCTGCGTCCGGCCGCGGCTCGGGCCGGTCACCGGCAGGGCACCGCCCTGGCCGCGCGGCTCACCGACTTCTGGGAGTGA
- a CDS encoding sensor domain-containing diguanylate cyclase — protein sequence MSGTRRPAGPAGGLLAEPWLWALSAMFLAAVVAISVGPEPAVTTWVTQSVFYGVFAGLSWRLATQPNRSRRSRRFWRAAALSGVVFTASAVLRTVDLIVEPGLHSTASTVPAALLTVGSAWLLGFMLTRIPRRGSAERRGLWLDAGTVMAAAAVFIWTIALTGEAGAERSEQAAWTGVGAIILLVSAFAVTQLLVTGMAPFTAATGIVVGFGAALHGLERALNPQVETADDGTLVLIARLVPPLLLAAAPCVERFGHVLVAGPRGRLLAPLLALATTQILLIAQLSDEGLTARSWGTAMGTVVIAALIIVRQNVLLVENSRLVSQLDRTVGEVSRRERWFRSLVEHASDVTLVLDGNGVVTYATPALGPMLGRTASTAVGRPIAEILRPYESRRLRTLLAPARNGWSGTRSAELKVRRADGAGRWLNVIATGRLDDPAVGGIVLNVRDVSDTVALRDRLRHDASHDELTGLPNRALFNERAEELRDAVARGQGSAVLLLDLDQFKDVNDRLGHQAGDELLRVAAKRIKRSVRPADTVARLGGDEFSVILVDTSESEAAATARRIVDALARPVSISGHTLRPMASIGVAVSGDKPVEALLRDADTAMYRAKRRHSGTEVFEER from the coding sequence ATGAGCGGGACGCGGCGACCGGCCGGACCCGCCGGCGGGCTGCTGGCGGAGCCGTGGTTGTGGGCGCTCTCGGCGATGTTCCTCGCGGCCGTCGTGGCGATCTCGGTCGGGCCCGAGCCGGCGGTGACGACGTGGGTCACCCAGTCCGTGTTCTACGGGGTCTTCGCCGGGCTCTCGTGGCGGCTCGCCACCCAGCCCAACCGGTCCCGTCGGTCACGGCGGTTCTGGCGCGCCGCGGCCCTCAGCGGCGTGGTCTTCACGGCCAGCGCGGTCCTGCGTACGGTCGACCTGATCGTCGAGCCCGGCCTGCACAGCACCGCCTCGACGGTCCCCGCGGCCCTGCTCACCGTGGGGTCGGCGTGGTTGCTGGGGTTCATGCTGACCCGGATACCGCGGCGGGGGAGCGCGGAGCGGCGCGGGCTGTGGCTCGACGCGGGCACCGTCATGGCGGCCGCGGCCGTCTTCATCTGGACGATCGCGCTGACCGGCGAGGCCGGCGCCGAGCGGTCGGAGCAGGCCGCCTGGACCGGGGTCGGCGCGATCATCCTGCTGGTCTCCGCCTTCGCGGTCACCCAGTTGCTGGTCACCGGGATGGCGCCGTTCACGGCCGCCACCGGGATCGTCGTCGGGTTCGGGGCCGCGCTGCACGGCCTCGAGCGGGCGCTGAACCCGCAGGTCGAGACGGCCGACGACGGCACGCTGGTGCTGATCGCCCGGCTGGTGCCGCCGCTGCTGCTGGCCGCCGCACCCTGCGTCGAGCGGTTCGGGCACGTCCTGGTGGCCGGGCCCCGCGGTCGGCTCCTCGCGCCGCTGCTCGCGCTGGCCACCACCCAGATCCTGCTGATCGCCCAGCTCTCCGACGAGGGGCTGACCGCGCGGAGCTGGGGCACCGCGATGGGCACGGTGGTCATCGCCGCGTTGATCATCGTGCGGCAGAACGTGCTGCTGGTCGAGAACTCCCGCCTCGTCAGCCAGCTCGACCGGACGGTCGGGGAGGTCAGCCGGCGGGAGCGCTGGTTCCGGTCGCTGGTCGAGCACGCCTCGGACGTCACCCTGGTCCTCGACGGCAACGGCGTGGTCACGTACGCGACGCCGGCGCTCGGCCCGATGCTCGGCCGGACCGCGTCGACGGCGGTGGGGCGGCCGATCGCCGAGATCCTGCGCCCGTACGAGAGCCGGCGGTTGCGCACCCTGCTCGCCCCGGCGCGCAACGGCTGGTCGGGCACCCGCTCGGCCGAGCTCAAGGTGCGGCGGGCGGACGGCGCCGGCCGCTGGCTCAACGTGATCGCCACCGGGCGCCTCGACGATCCGGCGGTCGGCGGGATCGTGCTCAACGTCCGCGACGTCTCCGACACCGTCGCGTTGCGCGACCGGCTGCGGCACGACGCGAGCCACGACGAGCTGACCGGGCTGCCCAACCGGGCGCTGTTCAACGAGCGGGCCGAGGAGCTGCGCGACGCGGTTGCCCGCGGCCAGGGCAGCGCGGTGCTCCTGCTCGACCTGGACCAGTTCAAGGACGTCAACGACCGGCTGGGTCACCAGGCGGGCGACGAGCTGCTGCGGGTCGCCGCGAAACGGATCAAGCGGAGCGTACGACCGGCCGACACGGTGGCCCGGCTCGGTGGCGACGAGTTCAGCGTCATCCTGGTCGACACGTCGGAGTCCGAGGCGGCGGCGACCGCCCGGCGGATCGTCGACGCGCTCGCCCGGCCGGTCTCGATCAGCGGCCACACCCTGCGACCGATGGCGAGCATCGGCGTCGCGGTCAGCGGCGACAAGCCCGTCGAGGCGCTGCTGCGGGACGCCGACACCGCCATGTACCGGGCGAAGCGCCGCCATTCCGGCACCGAGGTGTTCGAGGAGCGCTGA
- a CDS encoding NAD(P)/FAD-dependent oxidoreductase: MESVDVLVVGAGLAGLHTARRIAERGLDVLVVDRRATVASGIRTTGIFVRRTLDDFDLPDHLLGPGVRDVLLYPPSRRSPVRLTSDRVEYRVADMAAVYAHAQRAAEAAGAQVRLAVRYAGVTAGVVRLAGADPVRARFLIGADGARSRVALDLGLDVNRRFLVGAELVHPIAPGGAAPAFHCVVDPRVAPGYLGWVIDDGGHAHVGVAGYPAAMRAGVRRLLDAFAADAPGRAAPVGPVDRRGGAIPVGGVLRRLAGPGGLLVGDAAGAVSPLTAGGLDPCLRMSELAAAVTVAYLRGGDERALRRYDGGALRARFRGRLALRRAFAGIRSPAAAEAAVALLRSRTGRAAAARVLFGDGSFPDVTSHVGLASSR, translated from the coding sequence GTGGAGAGCGTGGACGTGCTGGTGGTGGGCGCGGGGCTGGCCGGGTTGCACACCGCCCGCCGGATCGCCGAGCGGGGGCTCGACGTGCTGGTGGTGGACCGGCGGGCGACGGTGGCGAGCGGCATCCGTACGACGGGGATCTTCGTGCGGCGCACCCTCGACGACTTCGACCTGCCCGACCACCTGCTCGGACCCGGCGTACGCGATGTGCTGCTCTATCCGCCGTCGCGGCGCTCGCCGGTCCGGTTGACCAGCGACCGCGTCGAGTACCGGGTCGCCGACATGGCCGCGGTCTACGCCCACGCCCAGCGCGCGGCGGAGGCGGCCGGCGCCCAGGTCCGGCTGGCCGTGCGCTACGCCGGCGTCACCGCTGGCGTGGTGCGGCTCGCCGGCGCCGATCCGGTCCGGGCCCGGTTCCTGATCGGCGCCGACGGCGCGCGGTCCCGGGTCGCGCTCGACCTGGGGCTCGACGTCAACCGGCGGTTCCTGGTCGGCGCGGAGCTCGTGCACCCGATCGCGCCGGGCGGCGCGGCGCCGGCGTTCCACTGCGTGGTGGATCCCCGGGTCGCGCCCGGCTATCTCGGCTGGGTGATCGACGACGGCGGGCATGCCCACGTCGGCGTGGCCGGCTACCCGGCGGCGATGCGGGCCGGGGTGCGACGCCTGCTCGACGCGTTCGCCGCCGACGCGCCCGGCCGGGCGGCGCCGGTCGGGCCGGTCGACCGCCGGGGCGGGGCGATCCCCGTCGGCGGTGTGCTGCGCCGGCTGGCCGGCCCGGGCGGCCTGCTGGTGGGCGACGCGGCCGGCGCGGTGTCCCCGCTGACGGCCGGCGGGCTGGACCCGTGCCTGCGGATGTCGGAGCTGGCCGCCGCGGTCACGGTGGCCTACCTGCGCGGCGGCGACGAGCGGGCGCTGCGCCGCTACGACGGTGGCGCGCTGCGGGCCCGCTTCCGGGGCCGGCTGGCGCTGCGCCGGGCGTTCGCCGGCATCCGCTCCCCGGCCGCCGCCGAGGCGGCCGTGGCCCTGCTGCGCTCGAGGACCGGGCGGGCCGCGGCCGCGCGGGTGCTGTTCGGCGACGGCTCCTTCCCCGACGTCACGAGCCACGTGGGGCTAGCATCGTCGCGTTGA
- the infC gene encoding translation initiation factor IF-3, with translation MSVEPRVNEQIRAREVRLVGPEGEQVGIVPLERALQLAADVDLDLVEVAPMARPPVCKLMDFGKFKYESALKAREARRNQQQTVIKEMKLRPKIDPHDYETKKGHVVRFLKAGDKVKVTIMFRGREQSRPELGYRLLRRLESEISELGYVEAAPKQDGRNMIMVLAPHRATKAAAVAANTKGAPREQRSEDAAEASPATTAGPAGNPGE, from the coding sequence ATCAGCGTCGAACCACGCGTCAACGAGCAGATCCGGGCACGAGAGGTCCGACTGGTCGGTCCTGAAGGCGAGCAGGTGGGCATCGTCCCGCTGGAGCGCGCGCTTCAACTGGCGGCGGATGTCGATCTGGACCTGGTCGAGGTTGCGCCCATGGCGCGCCCGCCGGTGTGCAAGCTCATGGACTTCGGCAAGTTCAAGTACGAGAGCGCACTGAAGGCTCGCGAAGCACGGCGTAACCAGCAACAGACGGTCATCAAGGAAATGAAGCTCCGTCCGAAGATCGACCCGCACGACTACGAGACCAAGAAGGGTCACGTGGTGCGGTTCCTCAAGGCCGGAGACAAGGTCAAAGTAACGATCATGTTCCGTGGTCGCGAGCAGAGCCGTCCGGAGCTGGGCTACCGCCTGCTGCGCCGGCTCGAGTCGGAGATCTCGGAGCTGGGATATGTCGAGGCCGCTCCCAAGCAGGACGGCCGCAACATGATCATGGTGTTGGCTCCGCACCGGGCGACCAAGGCCGCAGCCGTGGCTGCGAACACCAAGGGCGCGCCGCGCGAGCAACGTTCTGAGGACGCCGCCGAGGCGTCGCCGGCCACCACGGCCGGGCCCGCCGGAAATCCCGGCGAGTGA
- the rpmI gene encoding 50S ribosomal protein L35, with the protein MPKMKSHTGTGKRVRVTGGGKIVHEPAGKRHKLEGKSSTRTRRLSGTEEISKADTKRIKKLLGR; encoded by the coding sequence ATGCCGAAGATGAAGAGCCACACCGGCACGGGCAAGCGCGTCCGCGTCACCGGCGGCGGCAAGATCGTGCACGAGCCCGCCGGCAAGCGGCACAAGCTCGAGGGCAAGTCCTCGACCCGTACCCGTCGGCTGTCCGGCACCGAAGAGATTTCGAAGGCCGACACCAAGCGCATCAAGAAGCTGCTCGGGCGCTGA
- the rplT gene encoding 50S ribosomal protein L20 has product MARVKRAVNAQKKRRTLLETASGYRGQRSRLYRKAKEQVLHSMQYSYRDRRDRKGDFRQLWITRINAAARANGMTYNRLIQGLKLSGIEVDRKILADLAVHDEAAFAAIVEVAKAAVAAEGTGAQKAA; this is encoded by the coding sequence ATGGCACGCGTCAAGCGGGCAGTGAACGCCCAGAAGAAGCGCCGCACATTGCTCGAGACCGCGAGCGGATACCGCGGTCAGCGCTCCCGCCTTTACCGCAAGGCCAAGGAGCAGGTGCTGCACTCGATGCAGTACTCGTACCGGGACCGCCGCGACCGCAAGGGTGACTTCCGCCAGCTGTGGATCACCCGTATCAACGCGGCCGCCCGCGCCAACGGCATGACCTACAACCGGCTGATCCAGGGTCTCAAGCTGTCCGGGATCGAGGTCGACCGCAAGATCCTGGCCGACCTGGCCGTGCACGACGAGGCCGCCTTCGCGGCGATCGTCGAGGTCGCCAAGGCCGCCGTCGCGGCCGAGGGCACGGGCGCGCAGAAGGCCGCCTGA
- a CDS encoding RNA methyltransferase, with the protein MSHEQRPGVAPFTERTPRVIAAGRLHRRRERDETGLFLAEGPQAVREAIDARAVKELFATPDAVARHPDLTKGATVVTDGAIAALAETVAPQGLVAVCHQRGVRLTDALAREPRLVAVLAEIRDPGNAGTILRTADAAGAGTVVFAGDAVDPYNGKCVRASAGSVFHTDLVRDGDAAATVEALKAAGLTVLAATGYGDTDLDDLADDGGLARPTAWLFGSEAHGLSAPLLAAADRRVRVPLHGRAESLNLAAAAAVCLYASARALRRPAADRP; encoded by the coding sequence TTGTCGCACGAACAGCGACCCGGGGTAGCTCCGTTCACCGAGCGGACGCCCCGGGTCATTGCTGCCGGCCGCCTGCACCGCCGCCGCGAGCGTGACGAGACCGGCCTGTTCCTGGCCGAGGGGCCGCAGGCGGTCCGCGAGGCGATCGACGCGCGGGCGGTCAAGGAGTTGTTCGCGACCCCGGACGCGGTCGCCCGGCACCCCGACCTGACCAAAGGCGCCACGGTGGTCACCGACGGCGCGATCGCCGCGCTGGCCGAGACCGTCGCCCCGCAGGGGTTGGTCGCGGTCTGCCACCAGCGGGGCGTGCGGCTGACCGACGCGCTGGCGCGCGAGCCGCGACTCGTTGCCGTGCTGGCCGAGATCCGCGACCCGGGCAACGCCGGCACCATCCTGCGCACCGCCGACGCGGCCGGCGCCGGGACGGTGGTGTTCGCCGGTGACGCGGTCGACCCGTACAACGGGAAGTGTGTCCGGGCCAGCGCGGGCAGCGTGTTCCACACGGACCTGGTCCGCGACGGTGACGCGGCGGCGACCGTCGAGGCCCTCAAGGCCGCCGGTCTGACCGTGCTGGCGGCGACCGGCTACGGCGACACGGACCTCGACGACCTCGCCGACGACGGTGGCCTCGCCCGGCCCACCGCCTGGCTGTTCGGCTCGGAGGCGCACGGCCTGTCGGCGCCGTTGCTGGCCGCCGCCGACCGCCGCGTGCGGGTGCCGCTGCACGGCCGCGCCGAGAGCCTCAACCTGGCCGCGGCGGCCGCCGTCTGCCTCTACGCGAGCGCCCGAGCCCTGCGCCGACCGGCCGCCGACCGCCCGTAG
- the pheS gene encoding phenylalanine--tRNA ligase subunit alpha, with amino-acid sequence MSYRNDPYDPKQVAYLDPAALDAAVAEADKAFAGAADPDALTQLRHLHLGDKAPVSLARREIGALPPAAKSDAGKRVNDARRRIQDLFDARSAALAAEQEQRVLAEERVDVTLPWARRPRGARHPLSTLMERIGDLFVGMGYEIAEGPEAELEWTNFDALNIPPDHPARGLMDTFHIAPEGGGLVLRTHTSPVQARAMLTRTPPIYVIAPGRVYRTDELDATHTPVFHQVEGLVVDRGITMAHLRGTLDHFARAMFGPGARTRFRPHYFPFTEPSAEFDIWFPQHRDGPQWVEWGGCGMVNPRVLRACGIDPEEFSGFAFGMGIERSLMFRHGISDMRDMVEGDVRFTRAFGMEL; translated from the coding sequence ATGTCCTACCGCAACGACCCGTACGACCCGAAGCAGGTCGCCTACCTCGACCCCGCCGCGCTCGACGCCGCGGTGGCCGAGGCCGACAAGGCGTTCGCCGGCGCGGCCGACCCCGACGCGCTGACCCAGCTGCGGCATCTGCACCTCGGCGACAAGGCGCCGGTGTCGTTGGCCCGCCGGGAGATCGGCGCGCTGCCGCCGGCCGCGAAGTCCGACGCCGGCAAGCGGGTCAACGACGCCCGGCGGCGCATCCAGGACCTGTTCGACGCGCGTTCCGCGGCGCTCGCCGCCGAGCAGGAGCAGCGGGTGCTGGCCGAGGAGCGGGTCGACGTGACGCTGCCGTGGGCCCGCCGCCCGCGCGGCGCCCGGCATCCGTTGAGCACGCTGATGGAGCGCATCGGCGACCTGTTCGTCGGCATGGGCTACGAGATCGCCGAGGGTCCCGAGGCCGAGCTCGAGTGGACCAACTTCGACGCGCTCAACATCCCGCCGGACCACCCGGCGCGGGGGCTGATGGACACCTTCCACATCGCCCCCGAGGGCGGCGGCCTCGTGCTGCGCACCCACACCTCGCCGGTGCAGGCGCGGGCGATGCTGACCCGCACGCCGCCGATCTACGTGATCGCGCCCGGCCGGGTCTACCGCACCGACGAGCTCGACGCCACCCACACCCCGGTCTTCCACCAGGTCGAGGGCCTGGTCGTCGACCGCGGCATCACGATGGCCCACCTGCGCGGCACGCTCGACCACTTCGCCCGCGCGATGTTCGGTCCCGGCGCGCGCACCCGGTTCCGGCCGCACTACTTCCCGTTCACCGAGCCGTCGGCCGAGTTCGACATCTGGTTCCCGCAGCACCGCGACGGTCCACAGTGGGTCGAGTGGGGCGGCTGCGGCATGGTCAACCCGCGGGTGCTGCGGGCCTGCGGCATCGACCCCGAGGAGTTCAGCGGTTTCGCCTTCGGGATGGGCATCGAACGGTCGCTGATGTTCCGCCACGGGATCAGCGACATGCGCGACATGGTCGAGGGTGACGTGCGCTTCACCCGAGCGTTCGGGATGGAGCTCTAG